One Synechococcus sp. UW179A DNA window includes the following coding sequences:
- the trpD gene encoding anthranilate phosphoribosyltransferase, producing MVSQSVSWPQTLELLLNGGVLVPDQAAALMRAWLSEELTPVQTGAFLAAIRARGVNGGELGAMAAVLRAACPLPGARPELLMVDTCGTGGDGADTFNISTAVAFTAAACGAHVAKHGNRSASGKVGSADVLEGLGLYLQAPAVQVVEALSQAGVTFLFAPAWHPALVNLAPLRRSLGVRTVFNLLGPLVNPLRPNGQVLGVATKDLLDPMAEALLSLRQERAVVVHGSGGLDEASLAGPNSLRILEKGMLRSESISPGDLGLQEAPLEALRGGDLACNQAILSDLLQGRGTQAQAEVVAFNCALVLWVAGVETDLKSGAQRALSALRDGLAWERFEQLRLGLTPAEGG from the coding sequence ATGGTCTCCCAATCCGTTTCCTGGCCTCAGACACTCGAGCTTCTGCTGAATGGCGGAGTGCTCGTTCCTGACCAGGCAGCAGCATTGATGAGGGCCTGGCTCTCCGAGGAGCTCACGCCTGTGCAGACAGGGGCTTTTTTGGCTGCCATACGGGCACGTGGTGTCAATGGCGGCGAACTCGGTGCCATGGCGGCTGTGTTGCGTGCAGCTTGTCCTTTGCCAGGGGCACGCCCGGAACTGCTGATGGTGGATACCTGCGGCACTGGGGGTGACGGGGCGGACACCTTCAACATCTCCACCGCCGTGGCTTTCACAGCCGCAGCCTGCGGCGCCCATGTGGCCAAGCATGGCAATCGAAGCGCCAGCGGCAAGGTCGGCTCAGCGGATGTGCTCGAAGGCCTCGGCTTGTATCTGCAGGCACCTGCTGTTCAGGTGGTGGAGGCTCTCTCTCAGGCAGGAGTGACTTTCTTGTTCGCGCCGGCATGGCATCCGGCTCTGGTGAACCTGGCGCCACTTCGCCGCAGTCTTGGCGTGCGCACTGTGTTCAATCTGTTAGGCCCCCTCGTAAATCCCCTAAGACCCAACGGGCAGGTGCTGGGCGTGGCCACTAAAGACCTCCTGGATCCAATGGCGGAGGCACTGCTGAGTCTTCGCCAGGAAAGGGCCGTCGTGGTGCATGGTTCCGGCGGTCTGGATGAAGCGTCGCTTGCTGGACCCAATTCCCTGCGCATTCTCGAAAAGGGAATGCTGCGTTCAGAATCCATCTCACCAGGAGATCTCGGTCTTCAGGAGGCACCGCTCGAAGCGCTGCGCGGCGGAGATCTTGCATGCAATCAGGCGATCCTGAGTGATTTGCTTCAGGGGAGAGGCACTCAAGCCCAGGCCGAAGTGGTTGCCTTCAACTGCGCTCTGGTGCTTTGGGTGGCTGGTGTGGAGACAGATCTGAAGTCCGGTGCCCAGCGAGCACTTTCCGCTCTGCGTGATGGCCTTGCCTGGGAGCGTTTTGAGCAGTTGCGCCTGGGGCTGACCCCCGCCGAGGGAGGATGA
- the gatA gene encoding Asp-tRNA(Asn)/Glu-tRNA(Gln) amidotransferase subunit GatA — protein sequence MAIAEWRQQLANGEVSARELTDHHLARIDAVDPSVHAFLEVTAERARADADRIDEARCAGEDLPSLAGIPLGIKDNLCTRGVRTTCSSRMLEQFVPPYESTVTDRLWASGAVLLGKTNLDEFAMGGSTETSAFGATANPWNPEHVPGGSSGGSAAAVAAGECLASIGSDTGGSIRQPASFCGVVGLKPTYGRVSRYGLVAFASSLDQVGPFTSSVADAAELLQVMAGADPRDSTCLNVPVPDYTSALATPVKGLRVGLVTECFDQDGLDPQVKASVLAAADQLKALGAELVDVSCPRFNDGIATYYVIAPSEASANLARYDGVKYGYRAEDATSLAAMTAKSRAQGFGSEVQRRILIGTYALSAGYVDAYYKKAQQVRTLIRRDFDTAFQSVDVLLTPTAPSTAFRNGAHADDPLAMYLADLLTIPANLAGLPAISVPCGFDAGGLPIGVQLIGNVLEEPRLLQVAHQYEQAAEVMKSRPEAGLVPA from the coding sequence ATGGCGATCGCCGAATGGCGTCAGCAACTGGCTAACGGAGAGGTGTCCGCGAGGGAACTCACCGATCATCACTTGGCCAGGATTGATGCGGTTGACCCCAGCGTGCACGCCTTTCTCGAAGTCACGGCAGAGCGTGCGCGAGCCGATGCCGATCGCATTGATGAGGCTCGATGTGCCGGCGAGGATCTGCCTTCACTGGCTGGGATCCCTCTCGGGATTAAGGACAATCTCTGTACCAGGGGAGTGCGCACCACCTGCTCCAGTCGCATGCTTGAGCAGTTTGTGCCTCCTTATGAATCCACGGTGACCGATCGGCTCTGGGCCTCCGGAGCGGTTCTTCTGGGCAAGACCAACCTGGATGAATTCGCCATGGGTGGCTCAACCGAAACCTCCGCATTCGGTGCCACCGCCAATCCCTGGAATCCTGAGCATGTGCCTGGAGGCAGTTCCGGTGGCAGTGCAGCTGCTGTTGCCGCCGGCGAGTGCTTGGCCTCCATCGGCTCCGACACCGGTGGTTCGATTCGTCAGCCCGCATCCTTCTGTGGGGTGGTTGGCCTCAAGCCCACCTACGGGCGTGTCAGTCGCTACGGCCTGGTGGCTTTCGCCAGCTCCCTTGATCAGGTGGGACCCTTCACCTCATCGGTGGCGGATGCCGCCGAACTGCTTCAGGTCATGGCAGGCGCTGATCCTCGCGATTCGACCTGTCTGAATGTCCCAGTACCTGACTACACCTCTGCCCTTGCTACTCCGGTCAAAGGATTGCGAGTCGGTCTGGTTACTGAGTGCTTCGACCAGGACGGATTGGACCCACAAGTGAAAGCGTCGGTGCTGGCCGCAGCAGATCAGCTCAAGGCTCTCGGCGCTGAACTGGTGGATGTGAGCTGCCCTCGCTTCAATGATGGCATCGCCACCTATTACGTGATCGCGCCCTCGGAGGCATCCGCCAATCTCGCCCGCTACGACGGCGTGAAATACGGCTATCGAGCCGAGGATGCAACATCTCTGGCGGCTATGACGGCTAAAAGTCGTGCGCAGGGTTTCGGCAGTGAGGTGCAACGGCGGATTCTGATCGGCACTTATGCCCTTTCAGCCGGTTATGTCGATGCCTACTACAAGAAAGCTCAGCAGGTGAGAACACTGATCCGGCGCGACTTTGATACGGCCTTCCAGTCGGTGGATGTTCTGTTGACACCCACAGCTCCGAGTACCGCGTTCAGGAACGGTGCCCATGCGGATGATCCCCTGGCCATGTACTTAGCGGATCTGCTCACTATTCCGGCTAATCTCGCCGGCCTTCCGGCCATCAGTGTCCCCTGTGGCTTCGATGCAGGCGGTCTACCGATTGGCGTGCAGTTGATTGGCAATGTGCTGGAAGAGCCCCGTCTGTTGCAAGTAGCCCATCAATACGAGCAGGCGGCGGAAGTGATGAAGTCCAGGCCTGAAGCTGGGCTAGTGCCGGCTTGA
- a CDS encoding ribonuclease III domain-containing protein, whose amino-acid sequence MSDWIRQQHSLPAGSTDLGPLQLAWLGDAVWELHQRLRHCRQAGRSKDLHQAVVAEVRAEAQAVALKRLEPWLTEEEKDLVRRGRNRAGRGPRGADPAAYGKATGFETMVGWLFLQNPTRLAQLLDRLEETESALS is encoded by the coding sequence TTGAGCGACTGGATCCGGCAGCAACACTCCCTTCCGGCAGGCTCCACTGATCTCGGCCCCTTGCAGCTCGCCTGGCTCGGGGATGCCGTCTGGGAACTGCATCAGCGTTTGCGGCATTGCCGACAGGCGGGACGATCCAAGGATCTGCACCAGGCAGTGGTGGCTGAGGTTCGTGCCGAGGCCCAGGCAGTTGCTCTCAAGCGGCTTGAGCCTTGGCTCACTGAGGAGGAGAAAGATCTTGTGCGTCGTGGCCGCAATCGTGCCGGCCGTGGCCCACGTGGGGCCGACCCTGCGGCCTATGGAAAGGCCACGGGGTTTGAGACAATGGTTGGCTGGCTCTTTTTGCAGAATCCGACGCGGCTTGCCCAGCTTCTGGATCGACTCGAGGAGACCGAATCCGCCCTGTCATAA
- the carA gene encoding glutamine-hydrolyzing carbamoyl-phosphate synthase small subunit, which yields MAASSSESAWLVLADGTVFSGLPCGASGSVVGEVVFNTGMTGYQEVMTDPSYSGQLVTFTYPELGNTGVNPDDQEADQPHAQGLIARQLSPVASNWRSRQSLQDWLETHDVVGINGIDTRALVRHLRETGAMNGVISSDGRSPAELLEVVRSAPSMEGLNLADRVSTTTSYGWNAPCAVDFDRRLQSGRPESPYRVVAIDFGIKRAILDRLVSHGCDVTVMPASSDLQSVMACKPEGVFLSNGPGDPAAVSDGIALASGLIQQRDLPLFGICLGHQILGLALGGTTFKLGYGHRGLNHPCGTTGQVEITSQNHGFALDAASLPADSIEVTHLNLNDRTVAAMAHRQQPLFGVQYHPEASPGPHDADHHFARFVSLMSDRR from the coding sequence ATGGCTGCTTCATCTAGTGAGTCGGCATGGCTGGTGCTCGCCGATGGCACGGTTTTTTCTGGACTGCCCTGTGGCGCCAGCGGCAGCGTGGTCGGTGAGGTTGTTTTCAACACCGGCATGACCGGGTACCAGGAGGTGATGACCGACCCCAGCTATTCCGGACAGCTGGTCACCTTCACCTACCCGGAGCTGGGAAATACCGGGGTCAATCCCGATGATCAGGAGGCAGATCAGCCGCATGCCCAAGGTCTGATCGCCCGACAGTTGTCACCGGTAGCCAGCAACTGGCGCTCGCGTCAGAGCCTGCAGGACTGGTTGGAGACCCATGACGTTGTCGGCATCAACGGCATCGACACCCGCGCCCTGGTTCGCCATCTGCGTGAAACAGGTGCCATGAACGGGGTGATTAGCTCCGATGGTCGCTCGCCTGCTGAGCTGCTTGAGGTGGTGCGTTCAGCGCCCTCGATGGAAGGCCTGAATCTCGCCGACCGGGTATCGACAACCACTTCCTATGGCTGGAACGCTCCCTGTGCTGTTGATTTCGACCGACGCTTGCAAAGTGGCCGGCCTGAGAGTCCGTACCGCGTTGTCGCGATCGATTTCGGCATTAAGCGCGCCATCCTCGATCGATTGGTCAGTCATGGTTGTGATGTGACAGTCATGCCGGCATCGTCTGACCTGCAGAGCGTGATGGCTTGCAAGCCTGAAGGTGTGTTTCTGTCCAACGGACCGGGTGATCCGGCCGCCGTCAGTGACGGAATTGCTCTGGCCAGCGGTCTGATCCAGCAGCGGGATCTTCCATTGTTCGGTATCTGCCTCGGCCATCAGATTCTCGGACTGGCCCTGGGGGGCACCACCTTCAAACTCGGCTATGGGCATCGCGGTCTGAACCATCCCTGTGGAACCACCGGGCAGGTGGAGATCACGAGTCAAAATCATGGTTTTGCCTTAGATGCGGCGAGTCTTCCTGCCGACAGCATCGAGGTGACTCATCTCAATCTCAATGACCGCACCGTGGCAGCCATGGCCCATCGGCAGCAGCCGCTGTTTGGTGTGCAATATCACCCTGAGGCCAGTCCTGGTCCACACGATGCTGACCATCATTTCGCCCGTTTCGTTTCGCTGATGTCAGATCGACGTTGA
- a CDS encoding STAS domain-containing protein gives MTVSLRGGFEQKDGCLVFHFTGQLDAYSEKQFITYVMDVLKANAFPAVFDLSKIDFLDSSGLGALVQLAKQCKDAKRSFVVVGNARVTQTVKLVRLESFLHLVDDLQTAYTQLAA, from the coding sequence CTGACGGTTTCGCTCCGTGGAGGCTTTGAGCAGAAGGATGGCTGCCTGGTGTTTCACTTCACCGGACAGTTGGATGCCTACTCCGAAAAGCAGTTCATCACTTACGTGATGGATGTTTTGAAGGCCAATGCCTTCCCAGCTGTCTTTGATCTGAGCAAAATCGACTTTCTCGATTCCTCAGGTCTGGGCGCTTTGGTGCAGCTGGCCAAACAATGCAAAGACGCCAAGCGCAGCTTCGTGGTGGTTGGTAATGCCCGTGTCACCCAGACCGTGAAACTGGTCCGACTGGAATCGTTCCTCCATCTGGTGGATGATCTTCAGACGGCTTACACCCAGCTGGCTGCTTGA
- a CDS encoding ABC transporter ATP-binding protein, translating to MAAFRLDLIGRYLKPHRRTVLMGAIALVVVNMLSVTIPLEIRRVIDDLQEGFAFSDVLAQAGWIVLLATSMGIARLISRQLVFGVGRQVEVELRQKLFDQMLQQEPGWVQQMGSGEVISRATSDVENVRRLLGFAVLSLTNTVLAYAFTLPAMLAIDPGLTIAAISPYPVMLGAVRLFGGRMMREQRRQQEALAGLSELIQEDLSGIAAIKIYSQEQQELNAFSSRNRGYRDTAIQLARTRSTLFPLLEGISSISLLLLLALGSSQLQQGSLSIGSMVALIFYVGQLVFPTALLGFTLNTFQTGQVSLERVEELLSRRPLISDPNKPEHLELPVRGELEARNLHIRYDGSDCDTLNGLSFQIRSGELVAVVGPVGCGKTTLARALGRMVEVPDNQLFLDGHDLTNLSLDDLREQIALVPQEGYLFTSSLADNLRYGEPEADMDRVEAAAEQARLLGDVRGFPDGMNTLVGERGITLSGGQRQRTALGRALLLKAPVLVLDDALASVDNNTAAEILASVRRQTQRTIVMISHQLSAAAACDRILVLDHGRLVQQGHHSDLIRQQGLYRSLWEREQAAERLESVA from the coding sequence ATGGCCGCTTTCCGCCTCGATCTGATCGGCCGCTACCTGAAACCCCATCGACGCACGGTGCTGATGGGTGCGATCGCTCTGGTCGTGGTGAATATGCTCAGCGTCACCATCCCCCTCGAGATTCGACGGGTGATCGATGACCTTCAGGAAGGTTTCGCCTTCTCCGATGTGCTTGCTCAGGCGGGCTGGATTGTGCTGCTCGCTACGAGCATGGGAATAGCAAGGCTCATTTCGCGCCAGCTGGTCTTCGGAGTCGGGCGCCAAGTGGAAGTTGAACTTCGTCAAAAGCTGTTTGATCAGATGCTGCAGCAGGAGCCTGGATGGGTGCAGCAAATGGGCAGCGGTGAGGTGATCAGCCGTGCCACAAGCGATGTCGAGAACGTGAGGCGGCTGCTGGGTTTTGCAGTGCTGAGTCTGACGAACACCGTTCTCGCCTACGCCTTCACGCTGCCGGCCATGCTGGCGATTGATCCCGGTCTCACCATTGCTGCGATCTCCCCCTATCCGGTGATGCTCGGCGCCGTTCGCCTGTTCGGAGGCCGCATGATGCGAGAACAAAGGCGCCAGCAGGAAGCTCTTGCAGGTCTTAGTGAGCTGATCCAAGAGGACCTTTCAGGCATCGCAGCCATCAAGATCTACAGCCAGGAACAACAGGAGCTGAATGCGTTCAGTTCTCGTAATCGCGGATACCGCGATACGGCCATCCAGCTGGCACGCACGCGCAGCACCCTCTTCCCCCTACTGGAAGGGATCTCATCGATCTCCTTGTTGCTGCTGCTGGCACTCGGAAGCAGCCAGCTCCAGCAGGGCTCCCTGTCGATCGGCAGCATGGTCGCCCTGATCTTTTACGTGGGGCAACTGGTGTTTCCCACCGCTCTGCTTGGTTTCACGCTAAACACCTTCCAAACCGGACAGGTCAGCCTGGAACGCGTCGAGGAACTGTTGTCGCGCAGACCGCTGATCAGCGATCCGAACAAACCGGAGCATCTGGAACTACCGGTGCGCGGAGAGCTGGAAGCTCGCAACCTGCACATCCGCTACGACGGATCCGATTGCGACACGCTGAATGGCCTGAGTTTCCAAATTCGCTCGGGCGAACTGGTAGCCGTTGTCGGTCCAGTCGGTTGTGGCAAGACCACCCTGGCCCGCGCTCTGGGTCGCATGGTGGAAGTGCCAGACAATCAATTGTTTCTTGATGGGCATGACCTCACCAATCTGAGCCTGGACGACCTACGCGAACAGATCGCTCTGGTTCCCCAGGAGGGCTACCTGTTCACAAGCAGCCTTGCGGACAACCTGCGCTACGGCGAACCAGAAGCCGACATGGACCGGGTTGAGGCAGCGGCTGAACAGGCCCGCTTGCTTGGAGACGTGCGCGGATTTCCCGATGGGATGAACACCCTTGTCGGTGAACGAGGGATCACCCTCAGTGGAGGCCAGAGGCAGCGGACCGCCCTTGGCAGGGCTTTGCTGCTCAAGGCTCCTGTACTGGTCCTGGATGACGCACTTGCCAGCGTTGACAACAACACCGCAGCCGAAATTCTCGCCTCTGTGCGACGCCAAACGCAGCGCACGATTGTGATGATCAGCCATCAACTGTCGGCAGCGGCGGCATGCGACAGGATCCTGGTGCTGGATCATGGCCGCTTGGTGCAACAGGGACACCACTCCGATCTGATCAGGCAACAGGGCCTTTACCGCAGTCTTTGGGAACGGGAACAGGCGGCAGAACGGCTGGAATCGGTGGCCTGA
- the rlmB gene encoding 23S rRNA (guanosine(2251)-2'-O)-methyltransferase RlmB — MSSRFDRRPGRPSRGGDSAGGRPSRGGPRGRRPRVDGSPTGSRRREAEDSRAETPWRGSRDGEFRARGPSRNGAFRGGPREASRPAGRVDRREGDRRFEPRRQGAGRFDDRRSEDRRFSEKRFDNRRDGDRRDGERRGENRRFEDRRFEDRREGDQRFKGRRSQDRRFAERRPGGRRFSDGDSRSLGPGRPEHHDRQQLLEQPRGEAAPHGTDPVADDLLWGRHATQAALEAGRPIHRIWCTTEMRSAPKFLQLLRDAKASGVLVEEVTWARLAQMTGGAVHQGIALQTAAADTLNLPDLIDGCGELNEPPLLLALDGLTDPHNLGAIVRSAEALGAHGVVLPQRRSAGLTGSVAKVAAGALEHLPVARVVNLNRSLETLKDAGYRVVGLAEEGDQTLEEVDLEGPLVVVTGSEGQGLSMLTRRHCDQLIRIPLRGVTPSLNASVATALCLYEVARRGWMKGLQGQNPSPRIVRPQLSPPPSEPLQVSKNGALAGPSADASTAEASPAETSPAEASDTTGMQPSGEPESSHSPLEEPRIDLQIERLQQTADPRFEGSIDL; from the coding sequence ATGAGCTCCCGTTTTGATCGCCGCCCCGGCCGGCCCTCCCGTGGTGGTGATTCCGCAGGCGGTCGACCGTCTCGTGGCGGGCCTCGTGGTCGTCGTCCAAGAGTGGATGGCAGTCCGACAGGGTCTCGGAGGCGGGAGGCCGAAGACAGTCGCGCTGAGACGCCCTGGCGTGGATCACGTGATGGAGAGTTCCGAGCACGCGGACCGTCCAGGAATGGTGCGTTTCGAGGCGGCCCCAGAGAGGCATCAAGACCTGCTGGCCGGGTCGATCGGCGTGAAGGGGACCGGCGATTTGAACCACGCCGTCAGGGTGCCGGCCGCTTTGACGATCGCCGCTCCGAAGATCGGCGTTTCAGTGAAAAGCGCTTTGATAATCGCCGTGATGGTGACCGTCGTGATGGTGAACGTCGTGGTGAAAACCGGCGTTTTGAAGACAGGCGTTTCGAGGATCGCCGCGAAGGTGATCAGCGCTTTAAGGGGCGTCGTTCTCAAGACAGGCGTTTTGCGGAACGTCGTCCTGGAGGCCGTCGCTTCAGTGATGGCGATTCCCGCAGCCTCGGTCCTGGACGTCCCGAACACCATGACCGTCAGCAGCTTTTAGAACAACCTCGTGGGGAAGCGGCTCCCCATGGGACTGATCCCGTGGCGGATGACTTGCTCTGGGGCCGGCATGCCACACAAGCAGCACTGGAGGCTGGTCGTCCGATCCATCGCATTTGGTGCACCACTGAGATGCGCAGTGCTCCGAAATTCCTGCAGCTTCTCCGGGATGCCAAGGCCTCCGGAGTTCTGGTGGAGGAGGTCACCTGGGCGCGTCTGGCCCAGATGACCGGTGGTGCAGTTCATCAGGGAATTGCTCTGCAGACCGCTGCAGCGGACACCCTGAATCTTCCTGATCTCATCGATGGCTGCGGTGAGCTCAATGAACCTCCACTGCTCCTGGCCCTCGATGGCCTCACCGATCCCCACAATCTGGGTGCGATCGTTCGTTCCGCTGAAGCCTTAGGAGCCCACGGAGTGGTTCTGCCTCAGCGCCGCAGTGCAGGTCTTACAGGATCCGTGGCCAAAGTTGCGGCCGGAGCACTGGAGCATTTGCCTGTCGCGCGGGTTGTCAATCTCAATCGCTCTCTGGAAACCCTCAAGGATGCTGGTTATCGCGTGGTCGGTCTTGCCGAGGAAGGTGATCAGACCCTTGAAGAAGTTGATCTGGAAGGCCCGCTGGTGGTGGTCACCGGTTCCGAGGGGCAGGGACTGTCCATGCTCACCCGTCGGCATTGCGATCAGTTGATTCGTATCCCGTTGCGTGGTGTGACGCCCAGTTTGAACGCTTCCGTTGCGACCGCCCTCTGCCTATATGAGGTGGCACGTCGAGGCTGGATGAAGGGGCTTCAGGGCCAGAACCCCTCTCCACGCATCGTGCGGCCCCAGCTCTCCCCTCCGCCGTCGGAGCCACTGCAGGTTTCAAAGAACGGAGCGCTTGCTGGACCCTCCGCTGACGCATCAACAGCTGAGGCATCACCGGCAGAAACATCACCTGCGGAAGCATCGGATACCACTGGGATGCAGCCATCAGGCGAACCTGAATCTTCTCATTCACCGCTCGAGGAACCAAGGATTGATCTGCAGATTGAACGTCTCCAGCAGACTGCGGACCCACGCTTTGAAGGCAGCATTGATCTCTGA
- a CDS encoding DUF1816 domain-containing protein, whose amino-acid sequence MGPLNRPMRSLANGLGMAWWARVQTHGPDVTYWFGPFVRRSTLERELQAFLSDVASESPASLDHSFVRCRRSEPFTIESEG is encoded by the coding sequence ATGGGCCCTCTGAACCGACCGATGCGCTCGCTTGCCAACGGTCTAGGAATGGCTTGGTGGGCCAGGGTTCAGACCCACGGCCCAGATGTCACCTATTGGTTCGGTCCCTTCGTGCGCCGCTCCACCCTGGAGAGGGAGCTGCAGGCATTTCTTAGTGATGTGGCTTCGGAATCGCCTGCTTCACTGGACCATTCCTTCGTGCGTTGTCGTCGTTCCGAACCGTTCACGATCGAATCTGAAGGCTGA
- the msrA gene encoding peptide-methionine (S)-S-oxide reductase MsrA produces the protein MLPNWLTGSQQGQSDGNNDERHVVLGTPLKAPLMEDQEEIVFGCGCFWGAEKGFWRLPGVVSTAVGYAGGQTPSPSYEQVCSGRTGHTEVVRVVYSTPAIDVSDLLKLFWECHDPTQGDRQGNDQGSQYRSAIYTTTPRQMQLALTSRDWYQQALTQAERNSITTEISADRTFHFAESYHQQYLARPGSRPYCSAMPTGISLGDFESANYLLPSQVWSHYDWSISHCVLRGENSPIQLQT, from the coding sequence ATGCTGCCCAACTGGCTCACGGGTTCTCAGCAAGGACAATCAGACGGAAACAACGACGAACGTCACGTTGTTCTCGGCACGCCACTCAAGGCGCCGCTGATGGAAGACCAGGAGGAAATTGTTTTTGGCTGCGGATGCTTCTGGGGTGCAGAAAAGGGTTTTTGGCGTCTGCCGGGTGTTGTATCCACTGCAGTTGGGTACGCCGGCGGCCAAACTCCATCTCCCAGCTACGAGCAGGTCTGCAGTGGACGGACTGGACATACCGAGGTGGTCCGCGTGGTCTACAGCACCCCAGCCATCGACGTTAGCGATCTGCTCAAGCTGTTCTGGGAATGTCATGACCCTACGCAGGGGGACCGTCAGGGCAATGACCAGGGCAGCCAGTACCGATCGGCGATCTACACCACCACCCCCAGGCAGATGCAACTGGCCCTGACCAGTCGCGACTGGTATCAACAGGCCCTGACTCAGGCCGAACGGAACAGCATCACCACCGAAATCTCAGCTGACCGTACCTTCCATTTCGCCGAGAGTTACCACCAGCAATATCTGGCACGTCCCGGCAGCAGGCCCTACTGCTCGGCCATGCCCACAGGGATAAGTCTCGGCGACTTTGAATCAGCCAACTACCTCTTGCCCAGTCAAGTCTGGAGCCATTACGACTGGAGCATCAGTCACTGCGTCTTGCGTGGTGAGAACAGTCCGATCCAGCTGCAGACATGA